From the Streptomyces nodosus genome, the window GATCGGCGAGCACTTCGCCGCGCTGGCCGAACTGCGCGACGCCGGGCTGATCCGGCACCTCGGTGTCTCCAACGTCACCTCCGAGCAACTGACCGAGGCCCTGGCCATCGCCCCGGTCGTCTGTGTGCAGAACCCTTACGGGATCGGAGCGTCGAGCGAGGACCGTGCCCTTCTGCGGCGCTGCGGTGAACTCGGCCTCGCCTTCGTACCGTTCTTCGCGATCGCCGGCTCCGGGCGCGAGTCTGGTCCCGCGGCCCGGGACACCGAGGCGGTGCAGGCCGTCGCCCGCGCGCACGATGCGTCCGTCGCGCAGGTCCGACTGGCCTGGACCTTGCACCAGGGGCCGCATGTCCTGGCGATCCCGGGAACCGGCGATCCGGAACACCTCGAACAGAACATGGCGGCGGGCCGCCTGAGCCTCTCGGAGGGGGAGATGGCCCGGCTCACCGGTACCGATGCGCCTGATCAGCCGACTTCATGAGGGACGACGCCGGTAGGAGCCGGCCGCCGACGCGGTGAAGGCCGACCAGGCGTCGGGGGAGAGGGTGAGCGGCTTTCTCCGGACGTCCTTCGAGTCCCGTACATGAACTGCCTCGTGGCACACAGCGACCTCTACACAGTTGCCGCCCCCACCGCCGCTGTAACTGCTCTTGAACCAAGCAACTCCGCTGGCGTTCATAGCGCTCCTCGCATCTGCTTCAGTAGGTCGGGCTGGAACAAGCCCGGAATGACGGAGCACTTGTACGCATACAACGAGACCGCCTCCTCCTCGATCCCCGCCCACTGGCGGAACCAGGAAGCCAGCCCCACCTTCCGCGTCAGGCTCATTGTCGCGGCCCCCAGAACTCGCGCCGCGACCGGGCCCAAGGCCTCCTCGGACCGGTTGACCAGGTCCTTCGACGGGAAACGCTTCCCCTGCTCGACCTTGGCGATGTATGCGGGCGAGTAGCGCACCAGCGGCGCGAACTGCTCCTGCGTCAGGCCGGCCTCTTCCCGCAGGGCCTTGAGGACTGCGCCGAAGGTCTTCAGACTGTCCGAGAGTTCGGGCTCGGGGCCCCGCCCACTCCGCCACCGTTGTCCGTCGCCATCGCAGCCGCCTTCCCCTCGTGATCACGAGTTGGGTCGTCTTGGTAGTCGCTGTGGGGCTCAGCAGTCATTAGGGGGAAGGCCTACTGCCCGCCGAGTCGGAGTGCAGCAACCATGTACAGGCTCGCGGACACCGTCAGAAGCAGAAAGGCGATAGTCGTGTGGACGACGAGTCCTTGCCCGGGGGCAAGGCCGAGATGTGCCCGGGCGGCACGGCTCACGCGGGGCCTGGGAACACCTCGCGCGGCGTTCACGTCCGCCTTCTCGATCGCTCGGCGCAGCTTCCTGCGACTTCTCTCGGCCGTGATACCCAGTCGCACACCGTGGGCATCGCGCACCAACAGGGTCCGGTACACGCTGCCGTACGAGAACGTCGTCAGCAGCCGGACGGTGGTGATCCGGTTGAGGTCGACAGACCGTTCGCCGGTCAAGGTGCGCGCAGTCAGGTGCGACGATGAGTGCCGGAAAGGAGCTCGCTCCTCGCACAGCGCGGGGAGCAGGACGAAGCTGATGATCCCGGACAGCAGGCCGAGCACGATCGGTGCGCCTTCGGGGACTACCCCCGCCCTGGCCAGCCCGT encodes:
- a CDS encoding oxidoreductase, encoding MDPWTNTPAATGTWRLGDRTVNRIGFGAMRLTGTTPFDQGAPRDREQSIGVLRRAVELGVNHIDTAAFYFSATRSANELINRALAPYPDELVITTKVWPGRDASGAWWWATPAQLRGQVEENLRQLGRDHLDVVNLRVPPSRRNGSIGEHFAALAELRDAGLIRHLGVSNVTSEQLTEALAIAPVVCVQNPYGIGASSEDRALLRRCGELGLAFVPFFAIAGSGRESGPAARDTEAVQAVARAHDASVAQVRLAWTLHQGPHVLAIPGTGDPEHLEQNMAAGRLSLSEGEMARLTGTDAPDQPTS
- a CDS encoding DUF397 domain-containing protein produces the protein MNASGVAWFKSSYSGGGGGNCVEVAVCHEAVHVRDSKDVRRKPLTLSPDAWSAFTASAAGSYRRRPS